From a single Chloracidobacterium thermophilum B genomic region:
- a CDS encoding TonB-dependent receptor, with amino-acid sequence MHTRYFGFIIALWLGLFASSLYGQQTSMVVFTITDASSQKPLSGATITLAPKDAAPGARALTRTTDAAGKATFADVPGGTYTLNIEAAGYDTLTDDNYVVEPGVLAEQPIGLSLTGGEIVEIRGDAERPLVEQGSASTDRITPAEVRILPARGRDILTSFPPVPNVIRSNDGRTSIKGAREDQSAVLVNGNISNDPATGTFQVEIPLEAVQQAEVFTNPYLPEFGKFTGGVTRIETRPGSNKWTFGINDFFPEPRFRSGQLFGFANVSPRVNVSGPIVRDQAFFAQAFEVIVDKAVVRGLPNPDNEVRKYSFRSFSQFDVFLTDRQTLTTTVNVARRLVRNVGLDFFNPVPVSPNQRTTDLALAATHRYATGAGSTLETHFNYKRIGVETFGKGEDTMVITPVGRLGRFYTATDRTTERYQLQFSNTMAAFEAMGWHRIKFGFDVNAMRNRGEMTSRPVELRRTNGLLLQRITYANRGDLRADNIEVSGYAQDQWLIRPNLQLDFGLRIETQQAATSINPAPRIALSYSPRGTDDTVLRAGFGLFYDKLPLNALAFRSMPRPIVATFNPDGSLREPVRAFIYDLARDPTNDPGRGGDFRIPFNRTLRVEFAQRITKHVLTKLAYLDSRTFNDLFVEPILLPTDGIIRLFNTGRATYRAFEATTDIRFTRDHTLTVSYVRSKTRAQLNDFISYFGDIPNPVIRRDQFGNAAIDAPNRFFARGVFALPWKVKLAPIFEWRDGFPFSVTDENQNFIGQRNADNTRFPRFVALDLAVTKTFKVPEWLKPTLFGKKAGVESASFTVSIFNVTNHFNPRNVFANTGAPQFGTFFAVYRRFYRLDFNVNF; translated from the coding sequence ATGCACACACGATATTTTGGCTTCATCATTGCGCTGTGGCTGGGGTTGTTTGCCAGCAGCCTGTACGGACAACAGACGAGCATGGTCGTCTTCACCATCACGGACGCCAGTTCCCAGAAGCCTCTGTCCGGCGCCACCATCACCCTTGCCCCCAAGGACGCGGCACCCGGCGCACGCGCCCTCACCCGGACGACGGATGCCGCTGGAAAAGCGACCTTTGCCGACGTGCCCGGCGGAACCTACACCCTGAACATCGAAGCTGCCGGCTACGACACCCTGACCGACGACAACTACGTGGTTGAACCGGGGGTTCTTGCCGAGCAGCCGATTGGCCTGAGCCTGACCGGTGGCGAAATCGTGGAGATTCGCGGCGACGCCGAACGGCCGCTGGTCGAACAGGGAAGTGCTTCGACCGACCGGATTACACCGGCCGAAGTGCGCATCCTGCCGGCGCGGGGACGCGACATCCTCACCTCGTTTCCGCCTGTGCCGAACGTCATCCGCTCCAACGACGGGCGCACCAGCATCAAGGGCGCACGGGAAGACCAGAGCGCGGTGCTCGTCAACGGCAACATCAGCAATGACCCGGCGACGGGAACATTTCAGGTCGAGATTCCGCTTGAAGCCGTCCAGCAGGCCGAGGTGTTCACCAACCCCTACCTGCCGGAGTTTGGCAAATTCACCGGCGGCGTCACCCGCATCGAGACCCGGCCGGGCAGCAACAAATGGACCTTTGGCATCAACGATTTCTTCCCCGAACCGCGCTTTCGGAGCGGCCAGTTGTTTGGTTTTGCCAATGTCTCGCCCCGGGTGAATGTCTCCGGACCCATCGTCCGTGACCAAGCCTTCTTCGCCCAGGCGTTTGAAGTCATTGTGGACAAGGCCGTGGTGCGTGGGCTGCCCAATCCCGATAACGAAGTCCGCAAGTATTCCTTCCGCAGCTTCAGCCAGTTTGATGTGTTTTTGACGGACCGCCAGACCCTGACGACGACGGTCAATGTCGCCCGGCGGCTGGTACGCAACGTCGGACTGGACTTCTTCAACCCCGTACCGGTGTCGCCCAACCAGCGGACGACCGACCTGGCCCTGGCGGCAACGCACCGCTACGCCACCGGGGCCGGTTCGACGCTCGAAACGCACTTCAACTACAAGCGGATTGGCGTCGAAACCTTTGGCAAGGGCGAAGACACCATGGTGATCACACCCGTCGGGCGGCTGGGCCGTTTCTACACGGCGACCGACCGCACGACGGAACGCTACCAATTGCAGTTCTCCAACACCATGGCGGCGTTCGAGGCCATGGGCTGGCACCGCATCAAGTTTGGCTTCGATGTCAACGCCATGCGCAACCGGGGGGAGATGACCAGCCGCCCGGTTGAACTGCGCCGCACGAACGGTCTTCTGCTGCAACGCATCACCTATGCCAACCGGGGCGATCTGCGCGCCGACAACATCGAAGTTTCCGGCTATGCGCAGGATCAGTGGCTCATCCGCCCCAATCTGCAACTCGATTTCGGGCTGCGCATCGAGACCCAGCAGGCCGCCACGAGCATCAACCCGGCCCCGCGCATTGCCCTGTCCTATTCACCACGGGGCACGGATGATACCGTGCTGCGGGCCGGTTTCGGGCTGTTTTACGACAAACTCCCCCTCAACGCCCTGGCCTTTCGGAGCATGCCGCGGCCGATTGTCGCCACCTTCAACCCGGACGGCAGTCTGCGCGAGCCGGTGCGCGCCTTCATCTATGACCTGGCGCGCGACCCGACGAACGATCCCGGCCGGGGCGGCGACTTCCGCATTCCCTTCAACCGGACGCTTCGGGTGGAATTTGCGCAGCGCATCACGAAGCACGTCCTGACCAAGCTGGCCTACCTCGACAGCCGGACGTTCAATGATTTGTTCGTCGAACCCATCCTCCTCCCGACGGACGGCATTATCCGGCTGTTCAACACCGGGCGGGCTACCTACCGGGCCTTTGAGGCCACGACCGACATCCGCTTCACACGCGACCACACGCTTACGGTTTCCTACGTCCGCAGCAAGACGCGGGCGCAGCTCAACGACTTCATCAGCTACTTTGGCGACATTCCCAATCCGGTCATTCGTCGCGATCAGTTCGGCAATGCCGCGATTGACGCACCCAACCGCTTTTTTGCCCGTGGGGTGTTTGCCCTGCCGTGGAAGGTCAAGCTGGCACCCATTTTCGAGTGGCGGGACGGCTTCCCGTTCAGCGTCACCGACGAAAATCAGAACTTCATCGGGCAGCGCAATGCGGACAACACCCGTTTCCCGCGTTTTGTGGCGCTTGATCTGGCTGTGACCAAAACCTTCAAGGTGCCGGAATGGCTCAAGCCGACGCTTTTTGGCAAAAAGGCTGGCGTCGAATCGGCCAGCTTTACGGTCAGCATTTTCAACGTGACCAATCACTTCAATCCGCGCAACGTGTTTGCCAACACGGGCGCGCCCCAGTTCGGCACCTTTTTTGCCGTTTACCGGCGCTTCTACCGGCTTGATTTCAACGTCAACTTCTAG
- a CDS encoding HEPN domain-containing protein, which produces MNEDAVLLWVRRAESDLKIGKGELATADPATNAICFHMQQCAEKYLKAFLVFHGHEVPRTHDIAFLVTRCIQIDPEFQPLIEWGAPNLTTYAVEGRYDTPAFPDVEETRCAVALTEQIRNFLRQKLRDAGCSFL; this is translated from the coding sequence ATGAACGAGGATGCCGTGTTGCTCTGGGTGCGCCGGGCGGAAAGCGATCTCAAAATCGGCAAGGGTGAGCTGGCAACGGCAGACCCCGCCACAAACGCTATTTGCTTTCACATGCAACAGTGTGCCGAGAAGTATCTGAAGGCGTTTCTTGTCTTTCATGGGCACGAAGTCCCGCGCACCCACGATATTGCCTTTCTCGTGACTCGTTGCATCCAGATAGACCCTGAGTTTCAACCGCTTATCGAATGGGGTGCTCCAAACCTGACCACTTATGCCGTGGAGGGGCGCTACGATACACCAGCTTTCCCGGATGTGGAAGAAACCCGATGCGCTGTAGCTTTGACCGAGCAAATACGCAACTTTCTGCGCCAGAAACTCAGAGATGCAGGTTGTTCCTTCCTGTGA
- a CDS encoding nucleotidyltransferase domain-containing protein has protein sequence MDDIIGTAKSIITEEVARAGYQVVRILLFGSRARGDARPDSDWDFFVITDREPLREEKQAIVTALSLRFATLGFYADVILQSEAVVQSQKANTGFLTYYVFKEGRPI, from the coding sequence ATGGATGACATCATCGGCACAGCCAAATCCATCATCACCGAGGAAGTTGCACGGGCCGGATACCAGGTGGTGCGCATTCTGCTTTTTGGAAGCCGCGCACGCGGCGATGCCCGTCCTGATAGTGACTGGGACTTTTTTGTTATCACGGACCGGGAACCCCTGCGGGAAGAAAAACAGGCCATTGTCACGGCACTCAGCCTTCGGTTTGCTACACTTGGCTTCTATGCAGATGTCATCCTCCAGTCGGAAGCCGTGGTGCAGTCCCAAAAAGCAAACACTGGCTTTCTCACTTACTATGTGTTCAAAGAGGGCCGGCCAATATGA
- a CDS encoding NAD-dependent epimerase/dehydratase family protein codes for MPAPVCLVTGSSGLIGSEVVEYFHRRGFVVHGIDNNQRAVFFGPAGDTRWNQQRLMATLAHFHHHELDIRDRAGVAALIAELRPNVIIHTAAQPSHDLAARVPFDDFDVNAVGTLNLLEAARQHCPESPFIHMSTNKVYGDGPNHIPLVELETRWDYADPAYAHGIPETFSIDHTLHSLFGASKVAADVLVQEYGRYFGMPTVCLRGGCLTGPNHAGVELHGFLSYLIKCNLEEREYKIYGYKGKQVRDNIHAEDVAAFMFAFYERPRAGAVYNLGGGRENACSILEAFQMVEALTGKPQRYTYVDQARIGDHICYYSDLRRMKADYPGWNIEHSLADIFADIVKAWEVRLKANS; via the coding sequence GTGCCTGCTCCGGTTTGCCTGGTCACCGGCTCTTCGGGACTGATCGGTTCGGAAGTCGTCGAGTACTTTCACCGCCGTGGCTTTGTGGTGCACGGCATTGACAACAACCAGCGCGCCGTATTTTTCGGCCCGGCCGGCGACACCCGCTGGAACCAGCAGCGGTTGATGGCGACGCTGGCGCACTTTCATCACCACGAGCTGGACATCCGCGACCGGGCCGGTGTCGCGGCTCTGATTGCTGAGTTGCGCCCCAACGTCATTATCCACACGGCGGCGCAGCCCTCCCACGACCTGGCCGCGCGGGTGCCCTTTGATGACTTCGACGTGAACGCCGTCGGGACGCTCAACCTGCTCGAAGCAGCACGGCAGCACTGCCCGGAGTCGCCTTTCATCCACATGTCCACCAACAAGGTCTATGGCGATGGGCCGAACCATATCCCGCTGGTCGAACTTGAAACCCGGTGGGACTACGCCGACCCGGCCTACGCCCATGGCATTCCCGAAACGTTTTCCATTGACCACACGCTGCACTCCCTGTTTGGAGCCTCGAAGGTGGCGGCCGATGTGCTGGTGCAGGAATACGGACGCTATTTCGGTATGCCGACGGTCTGCCTGCGTGGTGGCTGCCTGACCGGCCCCAATCACGCTGGCGTCGAACTGCACGGGTTTCTGAGCTACCTCATCAAGTGCAATCTGGAAGAACGGGAATACAAAATCTACGGCTACAAGGGCAAGCAGGTGCGCGACAACATACACGCCGAAGATGTCGCGGCTTTTATGTTTGCCTTTTATGAGCGTCCACGGGCCGGGGCGGTCTATAACCTGGGCGGCGGCAGGGAAAATGCCTGCTCAATTCTGGAAGCCTTCCAGATGGTTGAGGCGCTGACCGGCAAGCCGCAGCGGTACACTTACGTTGACCAGGCGCGCATTGGCGATCACATCTGCTACTACAGCGATTTGCGAAGGATGAAAGCCGATTATCCGGGATGGAACATCGAGCATTCGCTTGCAGATATTTTCGCCGACATCGTCAAAGCCTGGGAGGTACGCCTCAAAGCCAACTCGTGA
- a CDS encoding NAD-dependent epimerase/dehydratase family protein codes for MRILLTGMCGFVGSVVARVLREWLTGVELVGLDNLVRPGSEINRQRLREAGFRLLHGDIRLPSDLEGLPPCDWIIDAAANPSVLAGVDGKTGARQLLEHNLVGTLNLLELARRWNAGFILLGTSRVYSIAALCALPLREQANRFVPDPNAGADGLTPAGITETFSTTPPLSLYGSAKLASEVLALEYGAAFGLPVFINRCGVMAGAEQFGKADQGIVSFWIRAYAARRPLRYIGFGGSGRQVRDCLHPADLVPLLVAQMNAGQDAGLPRVVNVGGGMDSSFSLAELSAWCADRFGPHEVTADLTPRPFDVGWLVLDASLARTRYDWRPTYTREAIFAEIAEHARQHPEWLRLSED; via the coding sequence ATGCGGATTCTGCTTACCGGCATGTGCGGCTTTGTCGGCAGTGTCGTGGCCCGTGTGCTCCGCGAGTGGCTGACCGGTGTGGAACTGGTCGGACTGGACAACCTCGTGCGCCCCGGCAGCGAAATCAACCGGCAACGGCTGCGCGAGGCCGGCTTTCGACTCCTGCACGGCGACATTCGCCTGCCCAGCGATCTGGAAGGACTGCCCCCCTGTGACTGGATTATTGATGCGGCCGCCAACCCCAGTGTGCTGGCCGGCGTGGATGGCAAAACCGGCGCCCGCCAACTGCTCGAACACAACCTTGTCGGCACGCTCAACCTGCTCGAACTGGCCCGCCGGTGGAACGCCGGCTTCATCCTGCTTGGCACGAGCCGGGTCTATTCCATCGCGGCCCTGTGCGCCCTGCCGCTGCGCGAACAGGCCAACCGGTTTGTCCCTGACCCAAACGCCGGTGCGGACGGACTCACGCCGGCTGGCATTACGGAAACCTTTTCGACGACGCCACCGCTGTCGCTGTATGGGAGCGCCAAGCTGGCGTCGGAAGTGCTGGCGCTCGAATACGGCGCGGCGTTTGGTTTGCCGGTCTTCATCAATCGCTGTGGGGTTATGGCCGGAGCGGAACAGTTCGGCAAGGCTGATCAGGGCATTGTTTCCTTCTGGATTCGCGCCTACGCGGCGCGGCGGCCGCTGCGCTACATTGGTTTTGGCGGCAGTGGACGCCAGGTACGCGACTGCCTCCACCCGGCCGACCTCGTTCCGCTGCTGGTGGCGCAGATGAACGCCGGACAGGACGCCGGACTTCCGCGCGTCGTCAACGTCGGGGGCGGCATGGACAGCAGCTTTTCTCTGGCGGAACTTAGTGCCTGGTGTGCCGACCGCTTCGGCCCGCACGAGGTCACGGCCGACCTGACGCCACGGCCGTTCGACGTCGGCTGGCTGGTGCTGGATGCAAGTCTGGCCCGGACCCGTTATGATTGGCGGCCGACGTACACACGCGAAGCCATCTTTGCTGAAATTGCAGAGCATGCCCGGCAACATCCAGAGTGGCTGCGGCTTTCCGAGGACTAG
- a CDS encoding glycosyltransferase family 2 protein has product MFAPDPNLPPLKRLSVVIPARDEAGCIRSTVEHLYVELRLHQIPHEIIVVDDGSTDATWEVLQAACADIPTLRPLQNTGEHGFGRAITFGFEHVTGDAVVIMMADESDDCRDVVRYWRELNRGYECVFGSRFVKGGGTIDYPPIKWVLNRLANTFLRLLFGIRLNDTTNAFKAYRREVIEGCRPFLSPHFNLTVELPLKAIVRGYTWTVIPITWRNRRTGLAKLKIKEMGSRYFFICCYVWLEKYFSRGDYRRKPQPQAMPTTETERALPH; this is encoded by the coding sequence ATGTTTGCACCCGACCCGAACCTGCCGCCCCTGAAGCGCCTGTCCGTTGTCATTCCGGCGCGGGATGAAGCCGGGTGTATCCGTTCGACCGTCGAGCACCTGTACGTTGAACTGCGGCTGCACCAGATTCCACACGAAATCATCGTCGTGGACGACGGCAGTACGGACGCCACGTGGGAAGTCCTGCAGGCGGCCTGTGCCGACATTCCCACCCTGCGTCCGTTGCAGAACACGGGTGAGCACGGATTTGGGCGCGCCATCACCTTTGGTTTTGAGCACGTCACGGGCGATGCGGTCGTCATCATGATGGCGGATGAATCGGATGACTGCCGCGATGTCGTCCGCTACTGGCGGGAACTCAACCGGGGCTATGAGTGCGTCTTTGGCAGCCGCTTCGTCAAAGGCGGGGGAACGATTGACTACCCACCCATCAAGTGGGTGCTCAACCGGCTGGCCAATACATTTCTGCGGCTGCTGTTTGGCATCCGGCTCAACGACACCACGAATGCTTTCAAGGCGTACCGGCGGGAAGTCATCGAGGGCTGCCGGCCTTTTCTGTCGCCGCACTTCAACCTGACAGTGGAACTGCCGCTCAAGGCGATTGTCCGGGGCTACACCTGGACGGTCATTCCCATTACCTGGCGCAACCGGCGTACGGGGTTGGCCAAGCTCAAGATCAAGGAAATGGGCAGCCGGTATTTCTTCATCTGCTGTTACGTCTGGCTGGAGAAGTATTTCAGCCGTGGCGACTACCGGCGCAAGCCACAGCCCCAGGCAATGCCCACCACCGAGACCGAAAGGGCCCTTCCACACTAG
- a CDS encoding response regulator produces the protein MKATFPLWKLDVPAALAALVAGGLGLGLNAFPLSIGSDLHFIFGPIFPLIIALTFGPLYGMVAALLAGLATVWLWVHGLALPFLVAQAFVVGWCVRRWKWRALFADAVFWVGISPLLYFLHVRSGVYPDGLGPAVAFKYVVNGLLCTTLADSSLGWPAFGRLLARYGARLPENTMAARLTRVLTLVAVVPACALAVWYAHAASDQQEQEVRAELTTQTRFVANVLSDKLLVARQDVIILANRLSEMPDDPAAVARRLQRYHQHAFLFETLLVADTAGKVIASSPVVSEPQLNVAGHPYLQAALSGQNVVISDGLHCPVPAGKDPCIAFAAPIRLLDGSVRGVVEGRMTTTQLSRLLSGSVAHRGEPFHLVVLDRQSQVLATNRPDLFPLLAKTRLSDIRAYDRALWLPVPASGQEARFWVWQEREPETGWQCYALVPFAVVHQRAATVFIPFLLAIPFVLFVVAWASGVTVRRVMRPLDELTATARVLAADPERAPDILPDSPNGQTLPATQLPAEIAHLTEAFHAMARQVGKTMSYLRATNIELEIARQRLEDARDNLERELAARTAEIERREEARLRSQKLELLGHLTGGIAHNFNNLLTVILSYSSLELSRRAPDDPACKGLQSIRRAAERGRDLVKQLMAYSRASEASAALCFPLHDALRTVQGMVERLFNEEVELTTNFAAGEVFVYAIPQELEQVFLNLLVNARDAMPNGGTISLETTLVADTAAEAGGVVFPAGSRLEELLAAQPVVRISVRDTGTGIPPEVMARLCEPFFTTKEQHKGTGLGLSTALGTITSAGGLLRVESEVGKGTAFHVYLPVAEQPASGVPTSGSHRLSFLKPSAQAQRVLVVEDDPDVRATVGAALLAGGFAVVEARDGQAAWNIIQQQAGRFDLVVTDVRMPNVNGVQLASSIWETYPDLPVLFISGYADRDDTRQSFAFRDNLIYKPFTATEIVEKVKSMMDKNTAEQPTKVG, from the coding sequence ATGAAGGCTACCTTCCCTCTGTGGAAATTGGACGTGCCGGCTGCCCTGGCGGCGCTCGTTGCCGGGGGACTGGGGCTTGGTCTCAATGCCTTCCCGCTATCTATCGGCAGTGATCTGCACTTCATCTTTGGTCCGATCTTTCCGCTCATCATCGCCTTGACTTTCGGCCCGTTATACGGAATGGTCGCGGCCCTGCTGGCCGGTCTTGCCACGGTGTGGCTGTGGGTCCACGGTCTGGCGCTGCCTTTTCTGGTGGCTCAGGCGTTTGTTGTCGGGTGGTGTGTCCGGCGCTGGAAGTGGCGGGCACTCTTTGCGGATGCCGTCTTCTGGGTTGGTATCTCGCCGCTGCTTTACTTCCTGCATGTCCGTTCCGGGGTGTACCCGGATGGCCTCGGCCCGGCTGTAGCCTTCAAGTATGTCGTCAATGGGTTGCTGTGCACGACCCTGGCCGATTCATCTCTTGGCTGGCCGGCATTCGGACGTCTGTTGGCACGGTATGGTGCCAGGCTGCCGGAAAACACCATGGCTGCCCGGCTGACACGGGTGCTCACTCTGGTGGCGGTTGTGCCGGCGTGTGCGCTGGCCGTCTGGTATGCCCACGCTGCATCGGACCAGCAGGAGCAGGAAGTACGTGCTGAGCTGACAACACAGACCAGGTTTGTGGCCAATGTGCTCAGTGACAAGCTCCTGGTAGCGCGGCAGGATGTGATCATACTTGCCAACCGGCTGTCCGAGATGCCAGACGACCCAGCCGCCGTCGCGCGTAGGTTGCAGCGTTATCACCAGCACGCTTTTCTGTTCGAGACACTTCTGGTGGCCGACACGGCCGGCAAGGTCATCGCCAGCAGTCCCGTGGTTTCCGAACCGCAGTTGAATGTTGCCGGCCATCCCTACCTGCAGGCGGCACTGTCCGGGCAAAACGTTGTGATTTCAGATGGTTTGCACTGTCCAGTCCCGGCGGGGAAGGACCCCTGCATAGCATTTGCCGCGCCGATTCGGTTGCTGGATGGCAGCGTGCGAGGCGTCGTCGAGGGGCGGATGACGACCACCCAACTCTCACGGCTGCTGTCGGGCAGTGTCGCCCATCGGGGTGAACCGTTCCACCTGGTCGTCCTGGACCGGCAGTCGCAGGTTCTGGCGACAAACCGCCCTGACCTTTTTCCACTGCTGGCCAAAACGAGGCTCTCCGACATTCGGGCGTATGACCGGGCGCTGTGGCTTCCGGTTCCTGCCTCCGGGCAAGAAGCCCGCTTCTGGGTCTGGCAGGAACGGGAGCCGGAGACCGGCTGGCAATGCTATGCCCTGGTCCCCTTCGCGGTTGTCCATCAGCGGGCGGCGACGGTGTTCATCCCGTTCCTGCTGGCTATTCCGTTTGTGTTGTTTGTGGTGGCGTGGGCGTCGGGTGTGACCGTCCGCCGGGTGATGCGACCGCTGGATGAGTTGACCGCCACGGCACGGGTGCTTGCCGCCGATCCAGAGCGGGCACCAGACATCCTGCCAGACAGCCCGAACGGGCAAACCCTGCCGGCGACGCAACTGCCGGCAGAGATTGCCCACCTGACGGAGGCTTTCCATGCCATGGCCAGACAGGTGGGAAAGACGATGTCCTACCTGCGCGCCACGAACATCGAGTTGGAAATTGCCCGGCAACGTCTGGAGGACGCGCGTGACAACCTGGAGCGTGAGCTGGCGGCGCGGACAGCCGAAATCGAACGCCGTGAAGAAGCGCGTCTGCGGTCGCAAAAGCTGGAGTTGCTGGGGCACCTCACCGGTGGCATCGCCCATAACTTCAACAATCTTCTGACCGTGATTCTCAGCTACAGCTCGCTTGAACTCAGCCGGCGTGCCCCCGATGATCCGGCGTGTAAGGGGCTTCAGTCTATCCGGCGGGCGGCCGAGCGCGGGCGCGATCTCGTCAAGCAGTTGATGGCGTACAGCCGCGCCAGCGAAGCCAGCGCCGCCCTGTGCTTCCCGCTGCACGATGCCCTGCGAACGGTGCAGGGGATGGTGGAACGGCTTTTCAACGAGGAGGTCGAACTGACCACAAACTTCGCCGCTGGCGAAGTCTTCGTGTACGCCATCCCACAGGAACTGGAGCAGGTTTTTCTCAACCTGCTGGTCAATGCCCGCGACGCCATGCCTAACGGAGGCACGATCAGTCTGGAAACCACCCTGGTAGCCGATACTGCGGCGGAAGCCGGCGGCGTGGTCTTTCCGGCCGGAAGCCGCCTGGAGGAGTTGCTGGCGGCGCAGCCGGTCGTCCGCATCTCCGTACGCGACACCGGAACCGGCATCCCGCCGGAAGTCATGGCGCGGCTGTGTGAGCCGTTCTTCACGACGAAGGAACAGCACAAGGGCACCGGACTTGGGCTTTCAACGGCCCTGGGGACGATCACTTCCGCCGGAGGGCTGCTGCGGGTTGAAAGCGAAGTCGGGAAGGGGACAGCCTTCCACGTGTACCTGCCGGTGGCTGAGCAGCCAGCCTCTGGCGTTCCAACCTCTGGCTCACATCGGTTGTCGTTCCTCAAGCCGTCGGCGCAGGCGCAGCGGGTGCTGGTCGTTGAGGATGACCCGGACGTGCGGGCGACCGTGGGGGCAGCGCTTCTGGCGGGTGGTTTTGCCGTTGTCGAAGCCAGAGACGGGCAGGCGGCCTGGAACATAATCCAGCAGCAGGCCGGGCGCTTCGATCTGGTTGTCACCGATGTCCGCATGCCGAACGTCAACGGCGTTCAGTTGGCTTCCTCCATCTGGGAGACTTATCCCGACCTGCCGGTGCTCTTCATTTCGGGCTACGCCGACAGGGATGACACCAGACAGAGCTTTGCCTTCCGGGATAACCTCATTTACAAGCCTTTCACGGCAACTGAAATTGTCGAAAAGGTCAAATCCATGATGGACAAAAACACCGCCGAGCAGCCAACGAAGGTTGGCTAG